The Diospyros lotus cultivar Yz01 chromosome 15, ASM1463336v1, whole genome shotgun sequence genome has a window encoding:
- the LOC127791373 gene encoding transcription factor MYB14-like produces MVRGRSIDRNGMKKGEWSPEEDNKLKVYIHRYGHWNWRQLPKFAGLSRSGKSCRLRWLNYLRPNVKRGNYSREEDNLVMHLHEKLGNKWSAIAAKLPGRTDNDIKNHWHTHLKKRLKANQPTSELIKEKITSSGETSQSEANQPGVQSGQKQHCEAGQTSDELGSIEAANELTDLPFSWENSCSEFSSMNSVYEVLSDINWAAEDSILSMEDFWTEPLIVEDTFTDYYQSGFSWNLMEEGLVSPYYYDHGIDVFSQILEDFP; encoded by the exons atggtgaGAGGACGGAGCATTGACAGAAATGGAATGAAGAAAGGAGAATGGAGCCCTGAAGAAGATAACAAGTTGAAAGTTTACATTCACAGATATGGCCACTGGAACTGGCGTCAACTTCCCAAGTTTGCGG GTCTATCGAGATCAGGGAAGAGTTGCAGGCTGCGGTGGTTGAATTACTTGCGTCCAAATGTGAAGCGGGGGAATTACAGTAGAGAAGAAGACAATCTCGTCATGCACTTACACGAAAAGCTAGGAAATAA ATGGTCAGCCATTGCTGCAAAACTACCAGGAAGAACCGACAATGACATAAAGAACCACTGGCACACACACCTCAAGAAGCGCCTCAAAGCAAATCAACCGACATCTGAACTGATCAAAGAGAAGATTACTTCCTCCGGCGAAACTTCCCAATCGGAAGCCAACCAGCCGGGAGTGCAGTCCGGCCAAAAGCAGCATTGTGAAGCCGGCCAAACGAGTGATGAATTGGGCTCCATAGAAGCTGCCAATGAACTAACTGATCTGCCATTTTCCTGGGAAAATTCTTGCAGTGAATTCTCCTCCATGAACTCTGTATATGAAGTTTTAAGTGACATAAACTGGGCTGCAGAAGATAGCATCCTTTCAATGGAAGATTTCTGGACAGAAccattaattgtagaagacacATTTACAGATTACTATCAAAGTGGGTTTTCATGGAACTTGATGGAGGAAGGACTAGTGTCTCCGTATTACTACGATCATGGAATTGACGTGTTCAGCCAAATTCTGGAAGATTTTCCGTGA
- the LOC127791375 gene encoding transcription factor MYB15-like — MASCSCCERSGLKKGTWSPEEDKKLKDFITKHGCSNWRQLPRIAGLSRCGKSCRLRWLNYLRPNIKKGNFSKEEEQIIIQLHQSLGNRWSAMAAQLPGRTDNDIKNHWHTYINRNSRQTPISRPKNSSSNHPCRRKKTGQKRVASQHKINSSSNYSFTLEIFESSHFSLPPSSCESSSPALDSATMNSTSVAAENDASPSEALAETAGSFWTEPFQVDKYDTTNDFQGIFSAHSPVSGEEFLDSYGMWEEYENVLNW; from the exons atggcgagCTGTTCTTGCTGTGAAAGGAGTGGACTGAAGAAGGGAACTTGGTCTCCGGAGGAAGACAAGAAGCTCAAGGATTTTATTACTAAACATGGATGTTCCAACTGGCGCCAACTTCCCAGGATTGCAG GACTGTCAAGGTGTGGGAAGAGCTGCAGATTGCGCTGGTTGAACTATCTGCGGCCAAACATCAAGAAGGGGAACTTCagcaaggaagaagaacagaTTATCATTCAGTTGCACCAGTCACTTGGGAATAG ATGGTCTGCCATGGCTGCGCAGTTACCAGGAAGAACAGACAATGACATCAAAAACCACTGGCACACCTACATCAACAGAAACTCAAGGCAAACCCCAATCTCAAGACCCAAAAACTCTAGCTCCAATCATCCTTGCAGACGCAAAAAGACTGGACAAAAAAGAGTAGCATCACAACACAAGATTAATTCTTCCTCAAACTACTCTTTTACTCTCGAAATCTTTGAAAGCTCGCACTTCTCACTGCCGCCGTCGTCCTGTGAATCAAGCTCGCCGGCGCTAGATTCTGCGACGATGAACTCGACGAGCGTCGCCGCAGAGAATGATGCTTCGCCTTCCGAAGCGTTGGCCGAAACGGCCGGAAGTTTTTGGACGGAACCGTTTCAGGTAGACAAGTATGACACCACGAACGATTTTCAGGGAATTTTCTCGGCTCATTCTCCGGTTTCCGGCGAGGAATTTCTAGATTCATATGGCATGTGGGAGGAGTATGAGAATGTATTGAACTGGTAA